CGTGGGGCCGTAGCCCTTCGAAAACGTCTGCCAGGCCGCCTCGCCGCTCGGCTCGCGGTAGTAGGAGACGCCCTTCTCGAAGCGCAGCTCGAAGGCGCTCGCCAGCAGCTCGCGCAGGCGCTCGGTGCGGCCCCATTCGAACGGCGACGGCGGGGCCGGATTCGGTGGCGGCGGCATGTACGCCTTCATCACCTTGAACATCTCGAACACATTGCTGTCCGAGAGCCAGGTCGTGAGCGCGATGCGGCCGCCCTTGCGGCACACGCGCGCGAGTTCCGCCGCCGCCGCTTCGGGGCGAGTGGCGAACATGATGCCGCACGTCGACACCACGGCGTCGAACTCACCGTCACTGAACGGGAGATTCTCGGCGTCACCGAGCTGATACTCGATCGAGAGGCCTGCGGCCGTCGCGTTGGCGCGCGCCGCCTCGAGTAGATCGGCAGCGATGTCGGCGCCGATCACGGTGGCGCCGCGGCGCGTCACGAGGCGCGAGGTCCAGCCGGTCCCTGTCGACAGGTCGAGGATCCGCTCGCCGGGCCGGGGATTCAGCCGCATGACGCAGTGCTCGATCGAGTCGGAGATCCCGCGACTGATCTGGTCGTAGTCGCTGCCTCCCGCGCTCCACACCGCCGCGGGTCGTTCGTTGTGCGGCTGGACGCGGCCGCTCGTCGTTTCGGTCTTGCCAGTCATCGTGGGTTCTCCCGGGGGTCGTCGTGAATGCTTCGCCTTCGACCCTACACTACGTCCGAGTCGCGACGAGCGAACACGCTCCGGTACCCAACACGAAGGGGCGCCTCGCAGGGCGCCCCGGTCGTGATCTGGGGTGGTCGATCCCGGTCGGATCGCGGTCACCCACGGCAGTGGATCGAGGGATCAGCCTTGGTCCGATCACACCACCTGGTTTTACGTGCGTCTCGCGCGCGCCGGCGATTGCTTGGGCCCGCCGCCTTCCCCGTTGCTCTGTCTTTCACCTAGTGCAAGGCCGCGGCCAGCCGCCCGCGAATCATCACTTTCCAAGGATTGAGGGGGGAGTCATGCATTCTGAATGCCCGGGCCTCGGCCGACCGCCGCCCGGCCTCGGGCGCGCCGCAAGCCGTGCGCGGGCGATGTGCGACCTGCGAGGGCTGCGCGAGTTTCCGCATCTCCCTTGCGTGCTTCGCGGCCGCAGTGCGAAAATCTTTCGCGCTCTCGTCACGGGCCGACCGCGCGCCGGCTCGATCCGGCGCCTCCCGATGCGCGATTCGGACTCCCCCGAGACCCCACATGCAGACCGTGATCCTCGCCGGCGGGCTCGGCACCCGGCTCTCCGAAGAGACCAGCCTTCGCCCCAAGCCCATGGTCGAGATCGGCGACCGGCCGATCCTGCACCACATCATGGATCTGTACGCGAGCCAGGGCTTCGACGAGTTCGTGGTCGCACTCGGCTACCTCGGGCACATGATCAAACGGTACGTGGTCGATTGGACGACGCTGTCGGGGGATCTCGCAGTGGACTTGAAGACCGGCGGCGTGGTGCGTCACGAGTCGACGCCTCGTCACTGGAAGGTGAACCTGGTCGAAACCGGTGCGGCGACCGAGACCGGCGGGCGCCTCAAGCGCTGCACCTCGCATCTGCGGCGCGAGCCTTTCATGCTCACGTATGGCGATGGCGTGTGCGATGTCGATCTGCGCGCGCTGGTCGCGTTCCACCGCGCGCACGGCAAGCTCGCCACCGTCACCGCGGTGCATCCGCCCGCCCGCTTCGGCGAGCTGGATCTGAACGGTGATCGGGTCGAGGCGTTCGCCGAGAAGCGCCAGTTGAAGCAGGGCTGGATCAACGGCGGTTTCATGGTTCTCGAGCCCCGGGTGCTCGACATCATCACGGGCGACGACACGGTGCTCGAGCGCGACGTGCTGGAAGTGCTGGCCGGACAGGGCGAGCTGTGCGCGTTCCGGCATGAAGGCTTCTGGCAGTGCATGGACACGCTGCGCGACGTGCGCACGCTTTCCGACATGTGGCAGACCGGCAAGGCGCCGTGGAGGCGTGCGTGAGCGAATGGAGCGGGCGTCGCGTCCTCGTGACCGGTGCCACCGGGCTCGTGGGTTCGTGGCTGGTGCGAGCATTGCTCGAAAAGGGCGCGGACGTCGTGGTGCTGGTGCGCGATCACGATCCGCAGTCGGAGCTCTATCGAAGCGGTGACGTGAAGCGTGCTTCGGTGGTGGACGGCGAGGTCCAGGAACTCGCCACCATCGAGCGAGCGCTCAATCACCACCGCGTCGACACGGTGTTCCACCTTGCCGCTCAGACCCAGGTGCGGTGCGCCTACCGCGACCCCTACGAGACCTTCGAGTCGAACGTGCGCGGCACCTACTCGCTGCTCGAAGCCTGCCGACGCCACCGCGACCTGGTTCAGCGGATCGTGATCGCGTCGAGCGACAAGGCCTACGGCGAGGCGAAGGTGCTGCCCTATACCGAAGACACCCCGCTCGAGGCGCGGTTCCCGTACGACACCTCCAAGCTGTGCACCGATGTCATCACGCGTTCTTACTTCGCCACCTACGGCCTGCCGGCCGCGATCGCCCGCTGCGGCAACATCTACGGTGGGGGCGATCTCAACTGGGACCGCATCATCCCCGGCACCATCCGCTCGCTGTTGCGCGACGAACGGCCGTTGATCCGCAGCGACGGCACGCTGGTGCGCGACTACGTGTACGTGAAGGAAGTGGTCGACGCCTACCTGCTGCTCGCCGAGCACTTGCATCGCCCCGAAGTGAAGGGCGAGGCGTTCAACTTCTCGGCCGAGAAGCCGCTCAGCGTGCTCGAACTGGTCGAGCAGATTGTGAAGTCGGTCGGAGTGCGGCTCGCGCCCGACGTGCGCGGTGAGGCCGTGGCCGAGATCGGCAAGCAGTTCCTGTCGTCGCGGCGCGCCGAACAGGTGCTGGGCTGGAAGAGTCGCTATCCGCTCGACCGCGCACTCGGCGAAACCGTGACGTGGTACCGCGATTTCCTGAAGGGGACGGCATGATCGAAGGCGTGTTGATTCAACCGCTCAAGCAGATCCTCGATGAGCGCGGCAAGATCATGCACGTGCTGCGCGCCAGCGATCCGCACTTCAAGGGCTTCGGCGAGATCTACTTCTCGATGGTGTACCCGGGCGCGATCAAGGGCTGGCACCTCCACAAAGTGATGGTGCTCAATTACGCGGTACCGGTCGGGCGCATCAAGCTGGTGCTCTACGACGCGCGCCCCGACTCGAAGACGAGGGGCGAGCTGCAGGAGATCTTTGTGGGCGCGGACCACTACGTGCTCGTCCAGGTGCCGCCCGGCGTGTGGAATGGTTTCAAGGGCATTGGTGTCGAGCCGGCGATGGTGGCGAACTGCGCCTCGCACGAACACGACCCCCACGAAATCGTGCGCATGGATCCGCTCGAGAACGACGTGATCGCGTACGACTGGGCGCTCAAACACCGATGACGCGCGCCGGCTGCCCATGAAGAAGCTCGTCACCGTCATCAGCCCGGTCGCCAACGAGGAAGTGTCGGTTCCGCTGTTCTACGCGCGTCTCGCCGCGGCGCTCGAGCCGCTCGAAGACCGCTACGACTTCGAGATTCTGTTCAGCGACAACGCCTCGACCGATCGCACGCGTGAGCGAATCCTCGAGATCCGGGCGAAGGACCCGCGCGTTCAGCTGCTGCGCATGTCGCGCAATTTCGGCTACCAGCAATCCATGACCGCCGCACTCAAGCAGGCCGCCGGCGACGCGATCTGCTTCATCGACGTCGACTGCGAAGATCCGCCCGAGATGATCCCGCGCTTCATCGAGCACTGGGCGGAGGGATTCGACATCGTCTACGGCGAACGCAATCGCCGCGCCGAGCCGCTCGTGATCACCGCGATGCGCAAGATTTTTTACCGGCTGAACCGATTGATCGCCGACAGCGACATCATCCTGGATATGGCGGAGTTCTGCCTGATCTCGAGCGACGTGCGCGATGCGGTCGCAACGGGCTTGAGCACCTACCCGTTCATCCGCGCCGAGATCGCGCACTTCGGCTTCAAACGCAAGGCGATCCGCTTCGACCGCCAGCAGCGCATCGCGGGCAGGAGCCACTACAACCTCTACACCATGACGCGCTTCGCGGTCGCCGGCATCCTGAGCTCGACCACGGTGCCGCTGCGCATCGCCCTCTACATGGTGGTTCCGATGTTCGTGTTGAACGCCTGGGGGCTGTGGGTCGAGATCAGCGGGCGTTGGCCGTGGGGTTTCGAGGTCGCAGTGGTCGCGGATCTCTTCTACCTGTGCGTGGCGATGGCGGTGCTCTCGCTCTACACCGCGCGCAACTACCGCAACACAATCAATCGCCCGGTGTCGGTCGTGGACTGGAATCGCTCGGCGCTCAATTACCCGCGCGAAGCTTCGCCCAACGCCCTGCCGCGACTCGGGCCGCGTCGGTGACATCGGCGCCGCATCCGATCCTCGCGCGACCGTTCGTGCTCGGCGGTTCGGGCCTGGTCGGCAGCTCGTACGTGCGTGCGATGCATGAGCGCGGACTGCCGGTGCGCGGGACCTATCGCACCCGTCCGGCGGAGGGCCTCGAGCCCTTCGACTTCGCGAACGATCCGGCGCCGCTGCTCGACGCGGCGCGCGCGACGCTGGTGATTCTCGCCAGTGCTCTCACCAACGTGGACTACTGCGAGTCGCACGCCGAGGAGACGTGGCGCCGCAACGTGCTCGAACTCGAGCCGACGGTGCGCTGGTGCCGAGAACACGACGTGCCGCTGGTGTGGTTCGGCACCGACTACGTGTTCGATGGCATCGCGGGGCCCTACGCCGAGGATGCGCCGACGCACCCGCTGAACGTGTACGGACGCTCGAAGCTCGAGGGCGAAGCGCGCGTTGCCACGGTGCCGCGTCACGCGATTCTGCGGGTGACGAACGTGTTCGATATCGGGCTCGACCGCGACCGCAAGAACTACCTGGTGCGTTGCGTCGAGTACTTCCGCGATCGGAAGCCGCTGGTGGTGCCGAACGATCAGCTCGCGACGCCGATCCTCGCGCCGTGGCTGGCCGAGTTCACGTTGCGCCTGATCGAGCGCGAAGCGTTGCTCGCGGCAGGTGCTCCGAGCGTGCTCAACGTGGCGTGCGACGAGCTGGTGTCGCGCGTGGAGTTTGCCGCACGCGTGGCACAGCGGCTCGGCGCCGACGCTTCGCTGGTCGAAGGCCGGCGGACGTCGGTGCTGAATCAGGCTGCGCCGCGTCCACTGCGCGCCGGATTTCGCAACGATCGGCTCAAGTCGTTGCTCGGCCTCACGCGCATCTCGTTCGACGAAGCGCTCGACCAGGTGACGCCGCGGATGCGCGAGGTGTTCGGGGCTGGGACGACCTCGTGATGCGGATGGAGCGCACGTCGGTGCCTCACGGCACTCTCGACGGATTGCCCTGATACGAGGCCCCGGTGCGCCGGACCGCCTTGTAGAACGCCTGGCGAGAAATCCCGAGGGAGCGCGCGGCTCGTGTCAAGACGCCGCCGCTATCCGCGAGCGCCTGCTCCAACGCAACCCGTTCCACGACTGCCCTGCGGGCTCGAAGGGTCATCGCATGATGGGGCTCCGAGGAGCCTGCAGGCGATTCGGCACGCCATCGCCCGGGAGCGAGGTGTGGCTCGAGGTGGGTTCGCTGCAGCATCGCACCGAGCCCGCAGGTCGCGGATGCGAGTCGCAGGACCATCTCCAACTGCCGCACATTCCCCGGCCAGTCCTGAGCCTCGAGCCATTCGACGGCGTCGGGCATCACCCCACCCAGTCCAGCGCGCTTCGTGATCTCGGCCGCGAGCGGCCCAATTTCCTCGCGGCGGGTGCGCAGCGGGCGAATGCACAGCCGGTGGCCGCTCAGTCGATAAAACAGGTCCGGCTTGAGGGCGCCCGAGTCGAGCAGATCCTGCAGGCTCTGATTCGTGGTGGCGACGAATCGCGTCTTGACGCTGCGCGACCGATCTTCGCCTACTCTTCGATACGCGCCCTCCTGAATCACTCGCAGCAGCTTCGCCTGCAGCGCCCTCGACAGCTCCGGAAGCTCGTCGAGCAGAAGGGTTCCGCCGTCCGCCTGTGCGAGCAATCCCGCGCGCTCCTGGTGCGCCCCGGTGTAGGCGCCGCGAGTCGCGCCGAACAACTCGACATCGGCGAGGGACTCTGGCAATGAAGTGCAATCCACCACGACCAGGCGCCCTCGGGAATGCGGCCCGAGTTCGTGAATGAGGTGCGCGACGAGCTCTTTGCCGGTACCCGTCTCCCCCTCGATGAGCACCGGAAGATCGGTGAGCGAGGTCGCGCGAATCGCTTCGACCAACGGCGTGTCGCAGGACACGAACGACCGCCCCGAGGCGAGCGTGAGTCGATGCGCCCCGAATCGTTCGCCCGGCCCCGGGAGATGCAATCTCGGGTTCGCGCCCGCCCTGGCGTCGAGTCCCGAGCGTCGAAGCGAGGCTTCGAACCGCGCCCGTTCGGCTGCGAACTGCGTGCTCGCGTGCAGGCTCGAGGCCTCGCGGAAGGTCTTCTGCGCCTCGTCTTCGGCTCCAAGGGCACTCTGGCATTCACCCATCAGGCGCAGTGCGATCACCCATTCGAGGCGGTCGTCCACGCTCCCGGCCCGTACCGCGACCCGGGACGTTTCCAGGGCCTCGGCATAGCGGCCCTGACCCATGAGGCACTCGGTGAGAATGCGCGATGCCGATGCCACGGCGTCACTATTGCGACCGCCCAGGACGGCATGCGAGAGGATGTCGCGCAGCAACCGTTCCGATTCCGCATATCGCCCACGCGCATTGAGAACCGATGCGCGCGATTCGGCGAGCAGAAACCGAATGCGTTCGCCCGATCGATCATTGAATGCTCGCATCGCGTCCTCGACGACACGGTCGGCACGCTCGATGTCACCCAGAGCGAGAGCAAGCGGACACTCGATGCTCGCGTTCACCCACGACTGGTGCTTGCCCGCATGAAGGTCGAGAGACTTGCGACACTCCGCGATCAGAGCATCCGCTTCTCGGAGTTCGCCGAGGTGAAGATGAACCTGCGCCGCGCCGCTCACGAGTGAAGTCCAGTGCGGGCTGCTCGAGTCCACGAGCGAGCGCGCCCGGTGATAAGTCTCGAGCGCATGCGTCAGATGCCCCAGACGGCACTGCGCTCTCGCGAGCATGAACAGGTGGCCAGCCTGGATGAAGTTCTCAGGATCGACGAGGCAGCCCCCCGAGAGGGCGCGACGCACGCATCGCTCGGCTCGGTTGAATTGGCCGAGCCGCAGATAGCACTCGCCGAGCAGTCCGCGAACCAGAGAGCGCTCGTCCGAGCCGGGGGCGGACCAGCGCAGCGCTCGCAGGAGATGCGGGCGCGAGCGCGCATACTGTCCTGCGTCGTACAGAGCCCAGCCTCGATACTTCTGGAAGGTGACGCGCTCCGCTCTCGACTCGGGTGTGTGGGTCTCGAGTTCGGCGAGGAAGGTCTCGGGCGGGCAGGTGCGAAAGAGCGACGCGATGTGGGCTCGCGCGGCATGATCGAAGGATTTGATTGTGGCGGGCATCATGTGGTGACTCGCAGGAGGCTTCCCGGTTCCCGACGTTCCCGCCCGTGCTCCCGCGATTCTGATCACGACGTGAGGACCGTGCAAGCGAAAAGAGCCTCCGAGGGATCCACGATCGGATCGTCCCTCGGAGGCTCTCGCAACAACGGCGATTCGGAATCGGTCAGTCGAGAACCATCATCGACTGCTTTCTCATTTCGACGCCGACGACCAGGCGAACGTAGTAGACGCCCGCCGATACCCGCCGACCATGGTCGCCGCGCAGGTTCCAGTCCATGCTGAACCGGCCGGCCGTCGCCACGCCCTTGTCGACGAGCTGGATCCGGCGACCGGTCAGGTCGAAGACGGCGAGCTCGTAGGGTTTGCCCTGCAGGGTCGAGGGAATCGAAAAGCTCAGCGTCGCCCGCTCGGCCGACGGGTTCGGCCTCGGAGTGGCGAGCTCGAGTTCACGCGCCTGAGTGTCGATGCTCGGCCCGTCGTCGATGGGTGTGGGCGATCGCGCCGCAAATTCACAGACGACTGCCGAGGTGCCGGAGCATTTGGCGTTCGCTGACAGCGTCCTGAGGAGCGACGGCCCGCTGCAAACGGCATAGATGCTGCGGACCGCGAAGTAGTACAGCCCACACACCGGCGTGACGACGGAGGCACAATAGGGCGTTCCGGGAGGACCCGAAACGACCATGCTCCCCATCAAGGCCGCAGCGGAGAAGTTGGCATCCGTGATCGGTGCCGAAGCGTAGCGAGCCTCGAACGACTGGACCGCACCGAGGACCGGGTCGTTGCCTGGCCCCACCCAATCCAACCTGACGCTGCGAAATCCGGTGCTGACCGTGAGGCTGGGTCCGGCAGGATCCTGGACGAAGGTCAGCTCCTGGGCGTTGATCGCGTTCGAGCCCTCTCTCCAGACGGTTACCGTCTTTCCGGCCGCCACGCGCGCGATCGAGGGGCGGCTC
The Candidatus Eisenbacteria bacterium genome window above contains:
- a CDS encoding class I SAM-dependent methyltransferase, whose product is MTGKTETTSGRVQPHNERPAAVWSAGGSDYDQISRGISDSIEHCVMRLNPRPGERILDLSTGTGWTSRLVTRRGATVIGADIAADLLEAARANATAAGLSIEYQLGDAENLPFSDGEFDAVVSTCGIMFATRPEAAAAELARVCRKGGRIALTTWLSDSNVFEMFKVMKAYMPPPPNPAPPSPFEWGRTERLRELLASAFELRFEKGVSYYREPSGEAAWQTFSKGYGPTRMLANNLDAEKREALHKDFVAFHEKFATELGTCVPREYWLTIGVRN
- the rfbF gene encoding glucose-1-phosphate cytidylyltransferase: MQTVILAGGLGTRLSEETSLRPKPMVEIGDRPILHHIMDLYASQGFDEFVVALGYLGHMIKRYVVDWTTLSGDLAVDLKTGGVVRHESTPRHWKVNLVETGAATETGGRLKRCTSHLRREPFMLTYGDGVCDVDLRALVAFHRAHGKLATVTAVHPPARFGELDLNGDRVEAFAEKRQLKQGWINGGFMVLEPRVLDIITGDDTVLERDVLEVLAGQGELCAFRHEGFWQCMDTLRDVRTLSDMWQTGKAPWRRA
- a CDS encoding NAD-dependent epimerase/dehydratase family protein, which encodes MEACVSEWSGRRVLVTGATGLVGSWLVRALLEKGADVVVLVRDHDPQSELYRSGDVKRASVVDGEVQELATIERALNHHRVDTVFHLAAQTQVRCAYRDPYETFESNVRGTYSLLEACRRHRDLVQRIVIASSDKAYGEAKVLPYTEDTPLEARFPYDTSKLCTDVITRSYFATYGLPAAIARCGNIYGGGDLNWDRIIPGTIRSLLRDERPLIRSDGTLVRDYVYVKEVVDAYLLLAEHLHRPEVKGEAFNFSAEKPLSVLELVEQIVKSVGVRLAPDVRGEAVAEIGKQFLSSRRAEQVLGWKSRYPLDRALGETVTWYRDFLKGTA
- a CDS encoding dTDP-4-dehydrorhamnose 3,5-epimerase family protein, with the protein product MIEGVLIQPLKQILDERGKIMHVLRASDPHFKGFGEIYFSMVYPGAIKGWHLHKVMVLNYAVPVGRIKLVLYDARPDSKTRGELQEIFVGADHYVLVQVPPGVWNGFKGIGVEPAMVANCASHEHDPHEIVRMDPLENDVIAYDWALKHR
- a CDS encoding glycosyltransferase family 2 protein, producing MKKLVTVISPVANEEVSVPLFYARLAAALEPLEDRYDFEILFSDNASTDRTRERILEIRAKDPRVQLLRMSRNFGYQQSMTAALKQAAGDAICFIDVDCEDPPEMIPRFIEHWAEGFDIVYGERNRRAEPLVITAMRKIFYRLNRLIADSDIILDMAEFCLISSDVRDAVATGLSTYPFIRAEIAHFGFKRKAIRFDRQQRIAGRSHYNLYTMTRFAVAGILSSTTVPLRIALYMVVPMFVLNAWGLWVEISGRWPWGFEVAVVADLFYLCVAMAVLSLYTARNYRNTINRPVSVVDWNRSALNYPREASPNALPRLGPRR
- a CDS encoding sugar nucleotide-binding protein, which produces MTSAPHPILARPFVLGGSGLVGSSYVRAMHERGLPVRGTYRTRPAEGLEPFDFANDPAPLLDAARATLVILASALTNVDYCESHAEETWRRNVLELEPTVRWCREHDVPLVWFGTDYVFDGIAGPYAEDAPTHPLNVYGRSKLEGEARVATVPRHAILRVTNVFDIGLDRDRKNYLVRCVEYFRDRKPLVVPNDQLATPILAPWLAEFTLRLIEREALLAAGAPSVLNVACDELVSRVEFAARVAQRLGADASLVEGRRTSVLNQAAPRPLRAGFRNDRLKSLLGLTRISFDEALDQVTPRMREVFGAGTTS
- a CDS encoding sigma 54-interacting transcriptional regulator translates to MMPATIKSFDHAARAHIASLFRTCPPETFLAELETHTPESRAERVTFQKYRGWALYDAGQYARSRPHLLRALRWSAPGSDERSLVRGLLGECYLRLGQFNRAERCVRRALSGGCLVDPENFIQAGHLFMLARAQCRLGHLTHALETYHRARSLVDSSSPHWTSLVSGAAQVHLHLGELREADALIAECRKSLDLHAGKHQSWVNASIECPLALALGDIERADRVVEDAMRAFNDRSGERIRFLLAESRASVLNARGRYAESERLLRDILSHAVLGGRNSDAVASASRILTECLMGQGRYAEALETSRVAVRAGSVDDRLEWVIALRLMGECQSALGAEDEAQKTFREASSLHASTQFAAERARFEASLRRSGLDARAGANPRLHLPGPGERFGAHRLTLASGRSFVSCDTPLVEAIRATSLTDLPVLIEGETGTGKELVAHLIHELGPHSRGRLVVVDCTSLPESLADVELFGATRGAYTGAHQERAGLLAQADGGTLLLDELPELSRALQAKLLRVIQEGAYRRVGEDRSRSVKTRFVATTNQSLQDLLDSGALKPDLFYRLSGHRLCIRPLRTRREEIGPLAAEITKRAGLGGVMPDAVEWLEAQDWPGNVRQLEMVLRLASATCGLGAMLQRTHLEPHLAPGRWRAESPAGSSEPHHAMTLRARRAVVERVALEQALADSGGVLTRAARSLGISRQAFYKAVRRTGASYQGNPSRVP